The nucleotide window ACACGTCTACCGCAAGGCCCAAAAACGACTGCACCTTTGCGTGAGTCACTTCCCTCCTAAGAGTTATCAGCTCATTAATGAATTTGAGAGTAATTCGCATCTTCAAAATATCATGCTCGGGAGCTTTTTTATTCCTTTCTATTCAACACAAATGGTAAAGCATCGCGGACGTCTGTGTATTGACGGTTCATTCAGTAACAATAAACCCACACTGAGTGACCGAACCATTACTGCCAGTGCTGTAGATACATCAGCATCGGTTCACCCACGCACCCCTTACAAACCATTCAGTGGTTTTAAACCAAGGGACCCCAGCCGAGCCTGGAAAATGTACCGAGAAGGCTACGAGAACGCCTATTCTTATTTTGAGAAACATTCTCATTTTCATTTTGAGATAAAAAAAACGAAAAACAGTATTAACACCGACTCTAGGATTGACCTATAATAGGAGCCAAGCTATGGACCAACGTATAATGAAACTCGAAGAAACTGTTGCCTTTCAGGATGCTATCATCAGCAAACTCAATGACACCGTTGCCGAGCAGGGACTCTTGCTTCACAGGCTAGAATCTCAGCTCAAAACTCTGGATGCACATGTTCGTCAGGCAATGCCTTCGATGACCGTTGAAGCAAAAGACGATGTTCCTCCACCGCACTATTAAAGGAAGTAAGAAATGCAAGAATTGAATATTCAAGACGCATGCGACAAGCTCAACAAAATCATGAAGGCTGAATTGGCCGGCGTCGTTCGCTACACACATTACGCACTCATGGTTACCGGTCCGTACCGCTTGCCCATCGTAGAATTCATGCAAGCTCAAGCCGCAGAATCTCTAACCCATGCACAGCAAGCAGGAGAGATTCTTACCGGACTTGAAGGGCACCCAAGCCTCTCCATCGATTCGCTTGAGGAAAGCGGC belongs to Deltaproteobacteria bacterium and includes:
- a CDS encoding SlyX family protein is translated as MDQRIMKLEETVAFQDAIISKLNDTVAEQGLLLHRLESQLKTLDAHVRQAMPSMTVEAKDDVPPPHY
- a CDS encoding bacterioferritin, with protein sequence MQELNIQDACDKLNKIMKAELAGVVRYTHYALMVTGPYRLPIVEFMQAQAAESLTHAQQAGEILTGLEGHPSLSIDSLEESGKHTMRDVLTESLEHERHALTLYAELLDVVSDRSVYLEEYARTMIGQEELHVMEIKKMLRDFTG